The DNA window CACGGTATGCACGGCGACCAGATGCCGGACGAGCTCGAACGGGGTCAGCTCGACCCGCTCGACCAACATCTGGCGCACCAGCAGGGTGCGGTTGAGCTCGCGCCGCGACAGTTTCGTCATGGCCGCCATGCTGGCTCAGGCCACCGACATCGACCGGGCGTCAGACCGCCGCGGGCTGCATCCGCAGCGGTACCCCGATCCGGTTCCACAGGTTGATCATCGCGGTGACCGCGACCAGACCGGCCCGCGCGCCCTCATCGAAATTCTTCTCGACCTCGGCCCAGACCTCATCACTGACACCGTGCGCACCGAGCTCGGTCACCGCCTCGGCGTACGCGAGCGCGGCGCGCTCGGCGTCGGTGAACTTCACCGACTCGCGCCAGGCGTTGAGGTAGTAAATCCGCTGTTCGGTCTCCCCCGCCATCCGCGCGTCGGTGGTGTGCATGTCGATGCAGAACAGGCAGCCGTTGATCTGGGAGACCCGGATCTTGACCAGTTCGCGGACCGTCGCGTCCAGGGGACCGCGGCGGATAGCCTGCTCGGCGGCGAACCAGGCCTGGTA is part of the Nocardia sp. NBC_00565 genome and encodes:
- a CDS encoding carboxymuconolactone decarboxylase family protein gives rise to the protein MSRMKLAEVAPEIYQAWFAAEQAIRRGPLDATVRELVKIRVSQINGCLFCIDMHTTDARMAGETEQRIYYLNAWRESVKFTDAERAALAYAEAVTELGAHGVSDEVWAEVEKNFDEGARAGLVAVTAMINLWNRIGVPLRMQPAAV